In the genome of Pelodiscus sinensis isolate JC-2024 chromosome 3, ASM4963464v1, whole genome shotgun sequence, one region contains:
- the ACP1 gene encoding low molecular weight phosphotyrosine protein phosphatase isoform X1 yields MAAGDVKSVLFVCLGNICRSPIAEAVFRKLVTDENIENKWRIDSAATSTYEIGNPPDYRGQTCMRKHGITMNHIARQVSSWTNALSDARWDEDEQPLVGKEQVRNYLEKLTVYKYTGLDLMHLRVLRELANVIEEPLAIIFEKSWRLGEIPDNWKKAHLQKGKKDNPWNYRLVSLSSVPGKIVEGILKESILRHLEERKVISRA; encoded by the exons GGAACATTTGCCGATCACCCATAGCAGAAGCGGTTTTTAGAAAACTTGTAACTGATGAAAACATTGAAAATAAG TGGAGAATAGACAGTGCAGCAACATCTACTTATGAAATAGGAAACCCTCCTGATTATCGGGGACAGACTTGCATGAGGAAGCATGGCATTACCATGAATCATATTGCCAGACAG gtcagctcctggactaatgcgctaagtgacgcaagatgggatgaagatgaacagcccttggtgggtaaagaacaggttaggaactatttagaaaagctaaccgTATACAAATACacgggtctggacttaatgcatctgagggtactgagggagttggcaaatgtcattgaggagcctttggccattatctttgaaaagtcatggagattgggagagatcccggataattggaaaaaggcccatcttcaaaaagggaagaaggacaatccatggAACTATAGGCTAGTCAGTCTTtcttcggttcctggaaaaatcgtggaagggatccttaaggaatccattttgaggcacttggaagagaggaaagtgattagcagggcttga
- the ACP1 gene encoding low molecular weight phosphotyrosine protein phosphatase isoform X2, protein MAAGDVKSVLFVCLGNICRSPIAEAVFRKLVTDENIENKWRIDSAATSTYEIGNPPDYRGQTCMRKHGITMNHIARQITKDDFLTFDYILCMDESNLRDLKRKSNQVKNCTAKIELLGAYDPQKQLIIEDPYYFCIVATLWPDLEEQETFYKVFEDQPFCQALV, encoded by the exons GGAACATTTGCCGATCACCCATAGCAGAAGCGGTTTTTAGAAAACTTGTAACTGATGAAAACATTGAAAATAAG TGGAGAATAGACAGTGCAGCAACATCTACTTATGAAATAGGAAACCCTCCTGATTATCGGGGACAGACTTGCATGAGGAAGCATGGCATTACCATGAATCATATTGCCAGACAG ATTACGAAAGATGATTTCCTTACATTTGATTATATACTTTGCATGGATGAAAGCAATCTAAG AGATCTGAAAAGAAAAAGTAATCAAGTTAAAAACTGTACAGCTAAAATTGAACTCCTTGGGGCCTATGATCCACAGAAACAGCTTATTATTGAAGATCCATACTAT TTTTGTATTGTAGCTACTCTGTGGCCTGACTTAGAAGAACAAGAAACATTTTACAAAGTATTTGAGGATCAGCCATTTTGTCAGGCACTGGTGTAA
- the ACP1 gene encoding low molecular weight phosphotyrosine protein phosphatase isoform X4, with product MAAGDVKSVLFVCLGNICRSPIAEAVFRKLVTDENIENKWRIDSAATSTYEIGNPPDYRGQTCMRKHGITMNHIARQITKDDFLTFDYILCMDESNLRDLKRKSNQVKNCTAKIELLGAYDPQKQLIIEDPYYGNEKDFETVYEQCLRCCKAFLEKFH from the exons GGAACATTTGCCGATCACCCATAGCAGAAGCGGTTTTTAGAAAACTTGTAACTGATGAAAACATTGAAAATAAG TGGAGAATAGACAGTGCAGCAACATCTACTTATGAAATAGGAAACCCTCCTGATTATCGGGGACAGACTTGCATGAGGAAGCATGGCATTACCATGAATCATATTGCCAGACAG ATTACGAAAGATGATTTCCTTACATTTGATTATATACTTTGCATGGATGAAAGCAATCTAAG AGATCTGAAAAGAAAAAGTAATCAAGTTAAAAACTGTACAGCTAAAATTGAACTCCTTGGGGCCTATGATCCACAGAAACAGCTTATTATTGAAGATCCATACTAT GGAAATGAAAAAGACTTTGAAACTGTCTATGAGCAGTGTCTTAGATGCTGTAAGGCATTTTTGGAGAAGTTTCATTAG
- the ACP1 gene encoding low molecular weight phosphotyrosine protein phosphatase isoform X3, with translation MAAGDVKSVLFVCLGNICRSPIAEAVFRKLVTDENIENKWMTDSGAVSDWNVGRSPDARALSCLRNHGIETAHKARQITKDDFLTFDYILCMDESNLRDLKRKSNQVKNCTAKIELLGAYDPQKQLIIEDPYYFCIVATLWPDLEEQETFYKVFEDQPFCQALV, from the exons GGAACATTTGCCGATCACCCATAGCAGAAGCGGTTTTTAGAAAACTTGTAACTGATGAAAACATTGAAAATAAG TGGATGACAGACAGTGGTGCTGTTTCTGACTGGAACGTGGGGCGCTCCCCAGATGCAAGGGCTTTAAGCTGTCTAAGAAATCATGGCATTGAAACAGCTCATAAAGCACGGCAG ATTACGAAAGATGATTTCCTTACATTTGATTATATACTTTGCATGGATGAAAGCAATCTAAG AGATCTGAAAAGAAAAAGTAATCAAGTTAAAAACTGTACAGCTAAAATTGAACTCCTTGGGGCCTATGATCCACAGAAACAGCTTATTATTGAAGATCCATACTAT TTTTGTATTGTAGCTACTCTGTGGCCTGACTTAGAAGAACAAGAAACATTTTACAAAGTATTTGAGGATCAGCCATTTTGTCAGGCACTGGTGTAA
- the ACP1 gene encoding low molecular weight phosphotyrosine protein phosphatase isoform X5, producing the protein MAAGDVKSVLFVCLGNICRSPIAEAVFRKLVTDENIENKWMTDSGAVSDWNVGRSPDARALSCLRNHGIETAHKARQITKDDFLTFDYILCMDESNLRDLKRKSNQVKNCTAKIELLGAYDPQKQLIIEDPYYGNEKDFETVYEQCLRCCKAFLEKFH; encoded by the exons GGAACATTTGCCGATCACCCATAGCAGAAGCGGTTTTTAGAAAACTTGTAACTGATGAAAACATTGAAAATAAG TGGATGACAGACAGTGGTGCTGTTTCTGACTGGAACGTGGGGCGCTCCCCAGATGCAAGGGCTTTAAGCTGTCTAAGAAATCATGGCATTGAAACAGCTCATAAAGCACGGCAG ATTACGAAAGATGATTTCCTTACATTTGATTATATACTTTGCATGGATGAAAGCAATCTAAG AGATCTGAAAAGAAAAAGTAATCAAGTTAAAAACTGTACAGCTAAAATTGAACTCCTTGGGGCCTATGATCCACAGAAACAGCTTATTATTGAAGATCCATACTAT GGAAATGAAAAAGACTTTGAAACTGTCTATGAGCAGTGTCTTAGATGCTGTAAGGCATTTTTGGAGAAGTTTCATTAG